The Nitrospirota bacterium genome contains the following window.
CCGCAAGTTCTACAAACGTCTTGATCGAGGTCAGAGGATTGCGGATTTCGTGTGCCATTCCTCCCGCAATCGTCTCCAGAGATTTGAGTCGGTCTGTCCGGCGGACCAGGACTTTTGACTTCTTTAACGCCTGGGCCATTCGGTTGCTTTCAATGGTAATAGCCGCCTGTTCTCCTATCAGGAGGAGAAACTGTTCAACTTCCGGTTTAAGCCCGGTCCATTCGGAATTCATGCCTAAAAAGACGAATCCTGTCAGCTTTCCCCGGGTCAATAATGGGAGACCTGCGTCGAGTCTTTTTTCTCTCAACAAAGTCACCCACTCCTGATCTGACTTTCTCTTGTTTGAAGAAAATTGAAGAATCTTTCCTCCCCGAAACGCCTCCGGGATCTTGAATTGGAGCGGTTTATCGATATTTTTAAAGTCAGCCTCGGCAAGAGAATCGCCGAGTTGAAAATCAAACCGTTCTTTTTCTTCGTTCAGAAAAAAAAAGGCCACCTTTTGATATGAGATGAAGCGGGAGAAAATCTTGAGAAGACTTTCCGCAATTTGACGGTCTGTAAGTTCGGGTGTAAGGGTGCGGGCAATATCGACAAAGAGTTGACTGACACCAAGCGGATCAGGAAGCATAATCGTATCTATTCTCACCATGCTTCAACATTCTATAGAAAGGGTGTTTAAAAATCAAATGACGGAATTTTCGTCTTGACAATCCGTTCACAGCAAGGCTATTTTACAACAAAGTAAATTGACTTGTGAGGCACCATGAGAGAAGGTTCGAAAAAAATCACCAAGCAGGAATATGGCTTTAGTTCCAAAGATGTCATTTTAAAACGTCTTGCAAAATCAACCTCTGAGGCTCAGGCATTGGGCATGAAACCGCTTTTGAGAAAACTCGGTTTTTCAGATCTTCCACTGGAAGAGATTCAGGATCGATTGTCCAAATCAAGACGCGCGTTTTCCCAGGAGGTTTTGATCGACAGGGAGCAAATTTAATGGCCTATTTCTATTTTGACACGACTGCAGTTGCTAAACGATATTGTCTGGAGTTGGGAACACATCGAATCAATGAAATTTTACAGGAGAAACGGAACCAGGTCATCCTGGCCGAATGCACCATGACAGAACTCTTCTCCACCCTGAATAAAAAAGTCCGAAAGAACGATCTGACCCGCGATGACTATTATACGGTCGTCTATAAATTTGAGTCCGAAATCGAGCAGGGCTTTTTCAAAATTATCAATATATCGCCCCTGGTAATTAGAAACAGTAAAATCCTGCTCCTGCAGCACCCTTACCTTCGTTTTTCGACTGCTCTTCAGATCTCCTACGCCATAGAAGTTTTTGCCTTGAAACCTACGATCGTTTCGTCTGACCTCCATTTACTGGAAACCTGCAAATTGACCGGTTTCAAGATTTTGAATCCGGAAAAATAATCCTGCCGTCCCAAACTATGTCTCTTTCCTCTCAAATCAAAGAAAAGGCTGAGGAAATCGGCTTTTTTAAAATTGGCGCCGCACGCGCTGAATCGCTTTCTCGACTGAATTTCCTTGAAAGTTGGCTTCAGGAAGGGAAGCATGGAGAAATGTCCTGGATGGAAAGGACAAAAGAAAAGCGGCTCAACCCGGATCTGGTTCTGGAAGGCGTTCGGACAGTGCTTGTCGTCGGAATGAATTATTATGTTCCTGATCCTCCCGGAATGACCGGCCAGGCCAAGATCTCCCGATACGCATGGGGTGTCGACTATCATATGATTATGGAAGAAAAGCTCGAAGTACTGACCGGATTTATTTTAAAACTTCTCCCGGGAGCCCGTGCAAGATATTATGTCGATACCGGTCCGGTGATGGAAAAAGCGTGGGCTGAGAAAGCCGGCCTGGGCTGGATAGGTAAAAACACCAACCTGATTGCGCCAGGCCATGGCTCCTTTCTTTTTCTCGGAGTCATATTAATCGACCGGAAATGGGATTACTATGATTCTCCCGGAGTCGATTTGTGCGGTCAGTGTACTTTATGCATCCAGGTCTGTCCGACGGAAGCCCTGTCTCCCTATTCACTGGATGCCACAAAATGTATCTCTTATCTGAACATTGAAAAGAAAGGAACCTTTACGAAAGATCAGGAGCCCCAATTGGGCGAATGGGTATATGGCTGTGATGACTGTCAAGACATCTGCCCCTGGAATAATTCGCCTCAAATTAGCGATGAACCGGGATTCCGGGAGATGAATCCTTTTCTTAAAAACTTGTCTTCCCAAACTCTTTCAGAAACGGATTTCAATCAAATGTTCAAATTGAGTCCTCTTAAACGATTGAAATTTTCCGGATTAATGAGAAATCTTAAATCCGTTGAAGGTAACAGAATGCCCGAAAAAAGTTCCGGGAAGGTATCGGTCAAACCATGAACCAGCTGAGTCCGAGCTTCAGTCTCACTTTTCGGCTTCAGATCCATAATAAACCGGGAATGCTGGGGAAGATCACCTCCGCCATCGGAGAACTTAAAGGAGATATCGGGGCAATTGATCTCGTATCGGCCCATCCCGGCCATTTAATCCGGGACATCACCGTAAACGTTCAAAATTCGGAACATGGAGATCAGATTATTGCCCAATTGAAAACGATCGAGGGCGTCACGGTCCTGAATGTTTCCGATCAGACCTTCTTACTCCATTTGGGAGGAAAAATTGAAGTCGTCTGCAAGAGTCCCCTGAAAACAAGGGATGACCTTTCCCGGGCCTATACTCCGGGTGTCGGACGGATTTGCGAAGCGATTGCCAGGAATCCAGACGATGTCTATCGACTCACCATGAAGAAAAATTCCGTGGCCATTGTGACCGATGGAAGTGCCGTACTGGGTCTAGGCAATATCGGACCGCGGGCCGCCCTCCCCGTCATGGAAGGGAAGGCAATGCTATTTAAAGAATTTGGTGCTATAAACGCCTTCCCCATCTGTCTGGAGTCTCAAGACACTGAAGAAATTATTCGAACTATTCAACTGATCTCAACTCCCTTTGGCGGAATCAATCTGGAGGATATTTCAGCACCACGCTGTTTTGAAATCGAAGAGCGTCTCCGGGACTTACTTGATATACCGGTGTTTCATGACGACCAGCATGGAACCGCGGTGGTGGTCCTTGCCGCACTGATTAATGATTTGAAAATCGTTCAAAAACCCCTTCATGAGATCAAGGTGGTGGTCAGCGGAATTGGCGCGGCGGGAACAGCCTGCATCAAAATGATGCTTTCTTCCGGTGTGAAAAAAATTATTGCCTGTGACCGGGAAGGAATGCTTTATACCGGCCGAAAAAAAAATATGGACCGGCAAAAAGTCTGGGTTGCAGAACACAGCAACCCGGAACGTGAGGCCGGAGATCTGTCAAAGGCGCTTAAAGGAGCCGATGTTTTTCTCGGACTTTCCGGCCCCGACGTGATGCGTGCGGAGTGGCTGAAAACGATGGCCTCCGACGCAATTGTTTTTGCTCTGGCCAATCCGGTCCCGGAAGTGATGCCTGAAGAAGCGGCACCTTATGTTCGGATCATGGCCACCGGCCGCTCAGATTACAGCAATCAGATAAACAATGTTCTTTGTTTTCCGGGAATATTCAGGGGTGCGCTCGATTGCAGGGCGAAAAGAATTAATGAGGAAATGAAACTGGCCGCAGCCCGGGCGATTGCTTCTCTCGTCCTGGAAGACCAGCTCACTGAGGATTATATTATTCCGAGTATTTTTAACCGTTCGGTCGGTGAAACGGTCGCCAGGGAAGTTTTGAAAGCGGCTGTGGCCTCAGAGGTCTCTCAACGGAAATAGCCCTGACTTACCGTTCTGCCCCCTGAACCAGTCGTTTTTTTCCCAAAAGCGGGGTATTGGGAAAAAGTTCTTTGTGCCGAATCAGAAAGATCACGATCAGGATATTGAGGATCAGCGCACCGGAACGAATCAGCGTGATCTTTTCCAATACTTCATAAATTTCAAAAGGAATAAAAAGCGCCGTTGCAAATACCGTCAGATATTCTGCCCACCTCTTTCGCAGGTAAAGTCCATAGGCTTCCACCAGATCAAGTACGCCATAGAGAAAGAGCGCAACAGAAATAATAAAAAGAAGATGGCCATTGATCATTCGGGCCTTCTTCAACGTAATCGCGATAACAGATCGATCCACGTCAAGATTGAACTGGCTGATCAGCTGATCAACGACTTGATGCAGATCTCTGTTCAGAAGAGACATTCCTTTAACTGAAATGAGAATGAGCAGGATCCCTTTTACCATCCGTTCCCAAATAATAAATTTCAGAAAATATTCGGATTTGTTAGACATTCAACGGCCATTCTCTCCCAGGGCTTGAGTCAAAATCTCTAAGATGCCCTCTTTTGCAATTTTTCTTGGATTTTCAAGGTAAGGACGGCCCTTTCCGTATAAGTGAATCGTATCGTCCGCCATTTTTTCAAATAAGGCATCGTCAATGCCAAAATCCTTTAATGAAGAATACATTCCGATCCCTTTCATCCATTTAATTAACTCCTGGTGAAAAATATGAGCGGCTTCAAGGTGGGATCGTCCTGTTCCAACCACATAGGGACCGAATACTCTCTTTGCAAGCTGAGCATATCGCACGGGACGGCTTTCCAATGTAAAAGCCACCAGTCTCGGGAGAAGAATCGCGAGACCCCGCCCATGAGGAATATCATAATGTCCGCTTAAGGCATGTTCAATCCAGTGCAAAGGGAACGAGCCTTCACGGCCCGAATCAATATATCCCGAAAGCGCCAAAGTGCTGGTCCAGGAGAGGGCTGTTCTCGCTTCCGGATCGTTACCATTTTCGATGGCTTTTCCCAAATTATCAACCACAACGGACACGAGGCTCTCCGTCAATCGATCCTGGACGGGGGAGTTGTCGTTTCCGGTGAAATAACTTTCCAGAAGATGACAAAGCATATCTATTCCCCCTTCGCCGGTAGAAGAGGGAGAAACCGTTTGGGTGAGAGCCGGATCGACGATCGCAACTTTCGGGTGAAGAAGGTCTGACGCAAAAACGGCCTTCTGACGAAGATCCCAATGCGTCACGACGCCGTAGGAGTTGACTTCCGAACCGCTTCCGGCAAAGGTGGGAATCGTCATGACTGGCAAGGCGTTTGTAATTGTCCTATGGGGGCCCGGACCGCTCTTGATATAGTCCCAGATCGATCCGTCCTGTGTCGCCAATGCCGCGATTCCCTTTGCGGCATCCATCGGGGAGCCCCCTCCCAGGCCAATGACAAAGTCACATTGATTTTTTCGGACAACCACTGCCGCGCTATCAATCGATCCGGTTCTCGGGTTACTTTCTATCTGGTCGTATACCACCGACTCGACTCCGGCCGATTTGAGAGATTTAACCACACGATCAAGAATGCCAAATCGGCGGACGGCGGTTTTCCCGGTCACAATAAAGGCTTTTCGTCCCCATTCCTTCACTTCCTGTCCTGTGCGATCCACGGCTCCCGCTCCGAAGACAATCCGGGTCGGGTTATGGAGGACAAAATTATCCATCGGTAATCTTTCTGGAGGTAAGCAGAACAACAACCGGAATCAAAAGGAGGACCAGACTGTTGGAAATCACGGACAAACGATGTTCGGCGTGAAAATTTTCCTTTAATATCGCCTTCCGTCCGGGATCAGACTCGTGCCGAATGGCAACTCTAAGATCACCGGCCTTCTTCCCGACGATTTGTCCCCCGTAAAAAGTGGAAACCAGCATGATCGTCATGAGAATGAGTCGAAACCAAGGAGTCTTTTTGGAGGAGAAATAAAGGGAGATCAAAGCAAGAAATCCGGCGCTGTAGCCCATTAAGTAATAAACCGGGAAAATGGCTCCCATGACATCGCCCGCCTGTTCAGTGGAAAAAGCCCTGAACATGACCGGAGCAACAAAGGTCGTAAAGAAAATAACGCCTCCAAACCAAACCATGAGCGAAAAAAGGTGGATAAATTTAAAAATTCCTTTCATGCTTCCTCACCGACCACTGTCCATTCCTCCAGCAATCCGGAAGAGGAGGTGTCTAAAAAGGATGACGGTTTGGAAAGGACCGAACCGGACCGATGATCATAGATATTAATGGGGTAGGAGAGATAGAGCTGCTCCCTGGCCCGGGTTATCGAGACGTAAAAGAGGCGCCTTTCCTCTTCCAGCTCCTCTTGGTTTTCAAAAGAATAAAGCGATGGAAACTTTCCGTCTAGAAGCCAAATCACAAATACGACTCTCCATTCCAGTCCTTTGGCAGAGTGAATCGTGGAAAGAACCATTTTTTCAACTTCTTTTTCTCCGTCCACGTCTGCCACGCTCCCTTCCGGAGGGTGGAGCATGAGTTCTGACAAAAAGTGTTCCAGTGAAAGATATCTTTCCGCAAGAGCCTTCAAATGATCAAGATCTTTGAGTCTTTTTGGATAGTCATCGAATTTTTCTTTCATAATGGGAAAGTAATAATCGACGATTTTTTCAACCTGAGTGGCTGGCGAGTGGTCCAGGATCGATTCCAAAAGATCCAATAAGGGCTGAATCTGTTTCTCTTTCTGCATCCTCAATTGACGGATCCCCTCCGGCAGATTTCCGGCGTTTAAAAGGATCTGTATCAGTCTTTGAGAAGTTTTGATTCCAATTCCATCCAGGGCTGGAAGAATTCTGATCCATCCGAGCGAATCTTTGGGATTTTGCACAACCCGGAGATACGCTAACGCATCTTTAATATGCGCCGTCTCCATAAATTTCATTCCGCCTCTCTTAATAAACGGTATATGGTATCGGGCCATTTCAATTTCAAGATCAAAAGAGTGGGAACCGGAACGGAAAAGGACCGCCATTTCCTCCAGCGGAATGTCCAATTCCCGAAGTTCCAGGATCTTCTGACAAATGAATTTAGATTGCATATTTTCATCCGGCGCCTGAATCAAGACCGGAGTCATCCCTTCCGTTTTTCTGGAAAAGAGCTGTTTTCCATGTTTCATTCTTGCTTTTTCATTCGTATGATTTGCTAGATCGAGAATTTTCTGGTGGCTCCGGTAATTTTCTTCAAGCGTCAAAGTTCGACATTCCGGAAAGTCTCTTTGAAAATCAAACATATTCTGAAAAGAAGCTCCGCGGAAAGAATAAATGCTCTGTGCATCGTCTCCCACCACCATGACATTGCGGTGGATGGCGGCCAGTTCCTTGATCAATTCAGCTTGCGCCAGGTTCGTATCCTGATACTCGTCCACCATAATGTATTGATATTCCATTGAAAGCCGGTCTCGAAGTTCCGGAAACTTCTTCAAGAGCTCCAGCCATTTGATCAACAAATCATCGTAATCTACCAGTTGTTTCTGTTCTTTGTAACGCGCATAGAGTTCTTTCAACTGGATTAAACTGTCGATCTCGTGTGAAAAATGGTCATAGTCTCTCAAGACAATATCTTCGAGAGAAAGATTTTTGTTCTGTGAGGCACTGATCATATCGAGAATCGTGTTTTTTCGTGGAAACCGCCGTTTTTTTTCAGCAAGTCCGAGGGTGTTTCTCAGAAGATGAATAATCTCTTCCGAATCGGACCGGTCCAGGATGGTAAATGAAGACTCGATTCCGATGAGTCCGCCATGTTGTCTTAAGACCGTATTGGCGACGGAATGAAACGTGCCCCCGGAGATTCTTTCACACCGGTCATCCATCAAAAGGGACGCCCGCCTCAGCATTTCCTGCGCTGCCCTCCGAGTAAAGGTCAGCAAGAGAATGTTTTTCGGTGACACGCCCGTTTCAATCAGCCTCGCAAGCCGATAAATCAAAGTTCTTGTTTTACCGCTCCCGGCACCGGCGACGACAAGCAGGGGCCCTGACAAAGAAGTCACCACCTCGAATTGAGCGGAATTAAGCGCTTCCTGGTAATCAATTAAAAAAGTTTTTTCGGTTTCCTGTCTCTTTATGGTATACTTCAGCAACGAGCGGGTCCCTCCCCTCTGACCCATTAAGCTTTTTCATTTATATCATAATTATACATCCTCCTCAATGACTATACTGCCCCGTCTGCGTCTGAGAGTCGTCTCGTTTCCTATGTGGGTTCTCACTGCCGGCGTTCTCCTTATTTTTTCGATTTCAGCCTGCTCTCCTAAGCTCGAGGTTTATCATAGAAGCCAATATCAGATGGGAACCATTGTGGATCTGAAAGTTGCCGCCTCTTCGGAAAAAGCGGCGGACGAGGCTATGAGTGCCGGCTTTGCAGAAATCAGGAGACTGGAAGAACTCCTGAGCGTCTACAAGGAGACCAGCGAATATTCAAAAATAAATCAAATGGCGGGAATTGAACCTGTCGCGGTCAGCCCGGAAACTTTTGAACTCGTTCAAAAGGGACTGGAGGCTGGAAAAATGACCGATGGAGGCTTTAATATTGCGATCGGCCCTGCTGTCATGCTATGGGGGGTCACGGAGTCTCACCATATCCCGTCCCAAAAAGAACTCGAACAGATCAGGCCGCTTGTCGATTTGAGCAAGGTGGTCGTCGATATCTCCCATCGCACTGTCTTTTTAACAGAAAAGGGGATGAAGATTGATTCCGGAGGAAACGGTAAAGGATTCGCCGCAGACAGGGTCAAGACGGTCTTGCAAAATTCGGGAATTCAGTCCGGTATCGTCGCGCTGGCAGGAGACGATAAAGTTTTTGGCAAGAGACCCGACGGAAAACCCTGGCGTGTCGCAATCTCCCACCCTCGAAAGAAGGGCGAAGTCCTTGCCTACCTTG
Protein-coding sequences here:
- a CDS encoding DUF2127 domain-containing protein is translated as MSNKSEYFLKFIIWERMVKGILLILISVKGMSLLNRDLHQVVDQLISQFNLDVDRSVIAITLKKARMINGHLLFIISVALFLYGVLDLVEAYGLYLRKRWAEYLTVFATALFIPFEIYEVLEKITLIRSGALILNILIVIFLIRHKELFPNTPLLGKKRLVQGAER
- a CDS encoding ATP-dependent helicase; translation: MGQRGGTRSLLKYTIKRQETEKTFLIDYQEALNSAQFEVVTSLSGPLLVVAGAGSGKTRTLIYRLARLIETGVSPKNILLLTFTRRAAQEMLRRASLLMDDRCERISGGTFHSVANTVLRQHGGLIGIESSFTILDRSDSEEIIHLLRNTLGLAEKKRRFPRKNTILDMISASQNKNLSLEDIVLRDYDHFSHEIDSLIQLKELYARYKEQKQLVDYDDLLIKWLELLKKFPELRDRLSMEYQYIMVDEYQDTNLAQAELIKELAAIHRNVMVVGDDAQSIYSFRGASFQNMFDFQRDFPECRTLTLEENYRSHQKILDLANHTNEKARMKHGKQLFSRKTEGMTPVLIQAPDENMQSKFICQKILELRELDIPLEEMAVLFRSGSHSFDLEIEMARYHIPFIKRGGMKFMETAHIKDALAYLRVVQNPKDSLGWIRILPALDGIGIKTSQRLIQILLNAGNLPEGIRQLRMQKEKQIQPLLDLLESILDHSPATQVEKIVDYYFPIMKEKFDDYPKRLKDLDHLKALAERYLSLEHFLSELMLHPPEGSVADVDGEKEVEKMVLSTIHSAKGLEWRVVFVIWLLDGKFPSLYSFENQEELEEERRLFYVSITRAREQLYLSYPINIYDHRSGSVLSKPSSFLDTSSSGLLEEWTVVGEEA
- a CDS encoding DUF4149 domain-containing protein; protein product: MKGIFKFIHLFSLMVWFGGVIFFTTFVAPVMFRAFSTEQAGDVMGAIFPVYYLMGYSAGFLALISLYFSSKKTPWFRLILMTIMLVSTFYGGQIVGKKAGDLRVAIRHESDPGRKAILKENFHAEHRLSVISNSLVLLLIPVVVLLTSRKITDG
- a CDS encoding FAD:protein FMN transferase — translated: MTILPRLRLRVVSFPMWVLTAGVLLIFSISACSPKLEVYHRSQYQMGTIVDLKVAASSEKAADEAMSAGFAEIRRLEELLSVYKETSEYSKINQMAGIEPVAVSPETFELVQKGLEAGKMTDGGFNIAIGPAVMLWGVTESHHIPSQKELEQIRPLVDLSKVVVDISHRTVFLTEKGMKIDSGGNGKGFAADRVKTVLQNSGIQSGIVALAGDDKVFGKRPDGKPWRVAISHPRKKGEVLAYLELTDKAISTAGDYERFFEKDGVIYHHILDPVTLQPARECQSVTLISDEGIIADSLDTGIFVMGPEKGMALVEKLPYLGGVIVDKNGKILISSNLKDKVKLP
- the queG gene encoding tRNA epoxyqueuosine(34) reductase QueG, which translates into the protein MSLSSQIKEKAEEIGFFKIGAARAESLSRLNFLESWLQEGKHGEMSWMERTKEKRLNPDLVLEGVRTVLVVGMNYYVPDPPGMTGQAKISRYAWGVDYHMIMEEKLEVLTGFILKLLPGARARYYVDTGPVMEKAWAEKAGLGWIGKNTNLIAPGHGSFLFLGVILIDRKWDYYDSPGVDLCGQCTLCIQVCPTEALSPYSLDATKCISYLNIEKKGTFTKDQEPQLGEWVYGCDDCQDICPWNNSPQISDEPGFREMNPFLKNLSSQTLSETDFNQMFKLSPLKRLKFSGLMRNLKSVEGNRMPEKSSGKVSVKP
- a CDS encoding type II toxin-antitoxin system VapC family toxin, translating into MAYFYFDTTAVAKRYCLELGTHRINEILQEKRNQVILAECTMTELFSTLNKKVRKNDLTRDDYYTVVYKFESEIEQGFFKIINISPLVIRNSKILLLQHPYLRFSTALQISYAIEVFALKPTIVSSDLHLLETCKLTGFKILNPEK
- a CDS encoding NAD-dependent malic enzyme, yielding MNQLSPSFSLTFRLQIHNKPGMLGKITSAIGELKGDIGAIDLVSAHPGHLIRDITVNVQNSEHGDQIIAQLKTIEGVTVLNVSDQTFLLHLGGKIEVVCKSPLKTRDDLSRAYTPGVGRICEAIARNPDDVYRLTMKKNSVAIVTDGSAVLGLGNIGPRAALPVMEGKAMLFKEFGAINAFPICLESQDTEEIIRTIQLISTPFGGINLEDISAPRCFEIEERLRDLLDIPVFHDDQHGTAVVVLAALINDLKIVQKPLHEIKVVVSGIGAAGTACIKMMLSSGVKKIIACDREGMLYTGRKKNMDRQKVWVAEHSNPEREAGDLSKALKGADVFLGLSGPDVMRAEWLKTMASDAIVFALANPVPEVMPEEAAPYVRIMATGRSDYSNQINNVLCFPGIFRGALDCRAKRINEEMKLAAARAIASLVLEDQLTEDYIIPSIFNRSVGETVAREVLKAAVASEVSQRK
- a CDS encoding iron-containing alcohol dehydrogenase; its protein translation is MDNFVLHNPTRIVFGAGAVDRTGQEVKEWGRKAFIVTGKTAVRRFGILDRVVKSLKSAGVESVVYDQIESNPRTGSIDSAAVVVRKNQCDFVIGLGGGSPMDAAKGIAALATQDGSIWDYIKSGPGPHRTITNALPVMTIPTFAGSGSEVNSYGVVTHWDLRQKAVFASDLLHPKVAIVDPALTQTVSPSSTGEGGIDMLCHLLESYFTGNDNSPVQDRLTESLVSVVVDNLGKAIENGNDPEARTALSWTSTLALSGYIDSGREGSFPLHWIEHALSGHYDIPHGRGLAILLPRLVAFTLESRPVRYAQLAKRVFGPYVVGTGRSHLEAAHIFHQELIKWMKGIGMYSSLKDFGIDDALFEKMADDTIHLYGKGRPYLENPRKIAKEGILEILTQALGENGR